In one window of Tellurirhabdus rosea DNA:
- the pdhA gene encoding pyruvate dehydrogenase (acetyl-transferring) E1 component subunit alpha codes for MAVKEKSKRGAEAEQTPAAAKATHPKERYLYWYESMLLQRKFEEKAGQLYGQQKIRGFCHLYIGQEACSSGAYTALTKDDKWITAYRDHGIPLALGSDPKAVMAELFAKQTGSSKGKGGSMHIFDKSVNFVGGHGIVGAQIPLGAGIAFAEKYNKTQNLCICFFGDGAVRQGALHEAFNMAMTWKLPVIFVVENNGYAMGTSVARTSNVTELYTIGEAYDMPSEPVDAMDVETVHEAVGRAAARARAGEGPTFLEFRTYRYRGHSMSDPQKYRTKEEVEQYKQRDPVELIKARILERNIATEEELAEIDRKIKAQVDESVKFAEESPLPPAEEAFKDVYMEDYPFLME; via the coding sequence ATGGCAGTAAAAGAAAAATCAAAGCGGGGTGCCGAGGCGGAACAAACGCCGGCCGCCGCCAAAGCGACCCATCCGAAAGAGCGTTACCTGTACTGGTACGAGTCGATGCTGCTGCAACGCAAGTTTGAGGAAAAAGCCGGTCAGCTGTACGGGCAGCAGAAGATTCGTGGTTTCTGCCACCTATACATCGGTCAGGAAGCCTGCTCGTCAGGTGCCTACACGGCGCTGACCAAAGACGATAAATGGATTACGGCCTACCGCGACCACGGCATTCCGCTGGCGCTGGGCTCGGACCCGAAGGCCGTGATGGCCGAACTGTTTGCCAAGCAGACGGGCTCGTCGAAAGGCAAGGGCGGTTCCATGCACATATTCGACAAATCCGTCAACTTCGTAGGGGGCCACGGAATCGTTGGGGCCCAGATTCCCCTCGGTGCCGGGATTGCTTTCGCGGAGAAATACAACAAAACCCAGAACCTCTGCATCTGTTTCTTCGGAGACGGAGCCGTGCGTCAGGGTGCCCTGCACGAAGCCTTCAACATGGCCATGACCTGGAAACTGCCGGTTATTTTCGTGGTGGAGAACAACGGCTACGCCATGGGAACGTCCGTGGCCCGTACGTCGAACGTAACGGAGTTGTACACCATCGGCGAAGCGTACGACATGCCTTCTGAGCCGGTTGACGCCATGGACGTCGAAACGGTGCACGAAGCCGTCGGCCGTGCCGCCGCCCGTGCCCGCGCCGGAGAAGGCCCGACCTTCCTCGAATTCCGGACGTACCGCTACCGGGGCCACTCGATGTCGGACCCGCAGAAGTACCGCACCAAAGAGGAGGTTGAGCAGTACAAGCAGCGTGACCCGGTCGAACTCATCAAAGCCCGCATTCTGGAGCGCAACATCGCGACCGAAGAAGAACTGGCCGAAATCGACCGCAAGATCAAAGCCCAGGTAGACGAATCGGTGAAGTTCGCCGAAGAATCGCCCCTGCCGCCGGCCGAAGAAGCGTTCAAGGACGTTTACATGGAAGATTATCCGTTCCTGATGGAATAA
- a CDS encoding tetratricopeptide repeat protein, translating to MSKQNTGSKLEFLEDPDALADQLGKAEFFFEKNRNVVLGIVGAIVLAIVGYFGYRYYLSSQNEEAQAVMYPSVHEWEADSVKKALSGNGANPGLLAVADDYSATKAGKLASFYAGVALLKQGKFDEAIEKLKNFSSDDLLVQARAYSLIGDAYSEKKAYGEAIDYYKKAADYQPNKFFTPGYLMKLAVAYEQNKQTSEAIETYNQLLEKYPTSAEAVTAKKYKSMLESMAGES from the coding sequence ATGAGTAAGCAAAACACAGGCTCTAAGCTGGAGTTTCTGGAAGATCCGGACGCATTGGCGGATCAGTTGGGCAAAGCCGAATTTTTCTTTGAAAAGAACCGGAATGTCGTTCTGGGCATCGTCGGGGCCATTGTGCTGGCGATTGTTGGCTATTTCGGCTATCGCTATTACCTGAGCAGCCAGAATGAGGAAGCCCAGGCGGTTATGTATCCGTCTGTCCACGAATGGGAAGCGGATTCTGTGAAGAAAGCCCTGAGCGGCAACGGAGCGAATCCGGGTCTGCTGGCCGTGGCTGACGATTACAGCGCGACCAAGGCGGGGAAACTGGCCAGCTTTTATGCCGGAGTAGCTCTGCTGAAACAGGGTAAATTCGATGAGGCTATCGAGAAGCTGAAAAACTTCAGCTCAGACGACCTGCTGGTGCAGGCGCGCGCCTACTCGCTCATCGGAGATGCGTACTCTGAGAAAAAAGCCTACGGCGAAGCCATTGATTACTACAAAAAAGCCGCTGATTATCAGCCGAATAAGTTCTTTACACCGGGTTATCTGATGAAACTGGCTGTTGCGTACGAGCAGAACAAGCAGACCAGCGAAGCCATCGAGACCTACAACCAGCTGCTGGAGAAGTACCCGACTTCGGCCGAAGCGGTGACCGCCAAGAAATATAAATCCATGCTCGAAAGCATGGCCGGCGAGTCGTAA
- a CDS encoding TonB family protein — translation MKPCLTFLLLLFQLNVFAQEAFKPFEVQTPAEPKGGLALLERFIDINRRMPYSAEVAKVKGSVFVTGIVGIDGKMTNVRVARGLQPACDREAVRLLSLFNAWEPAQKDGKPVPMEFTYGVRFAPTRSDCTPEGMTTYYDAEGQQVSDEATAQLRLFIPVDSLGYPTGNPVFTRKKGGSWKTANERFVLSRKDYIRYNYEDPVMPDSSRVQRLSMLNTGNQLQGKVYTFYESGQLYSEESYVDGKAAGTALYFYPNGMVRKAEDQLEQGATREWLWYPNGQLRQVALRSFHPKPSFVLLNLWEETGKQVVKDGNGACQLTGRLGELGWITETGHVAEGLRDSVWAGFTAGGKPFYREAWDNGRFLSGVSYGANGDSLVYNEPEQQPEFQGGQQAMYQFMSQTIRYPVELARSRTGGRVFVSFVVCTDGSLCDYEVLRGAHPVLDEEAVRVVKAMNGKWKPGFRRGRPVRVKYSLPINFAIQ, via the coding sequence ATGAAACCCTGCCTTACTTTTCTCTTACTTCTTTTCCAGCTCAATGTTTTTGCTCAGGAAGCGTTCAAGCCATTCGAAGTGCAGACGCCCGCCGAGCCTAAAGGCGGTTTGGCGCTGCTGGAGCGATTTATCGACATCAACCGCCGCATGCCCTACAGCGCCGAAGTGGCCAAGGTCAAAGGCAGTGTTTTTGTGACGGGAATTGTCGGCATCGATGGCAAGATGACCAACGTGCGGGTCGCGCGGGGACTACAGCCGGCCTGCGACCGTGAAGCCGTGCGTTTACTCAGTCTGTTCAACGCATGGGAGCCGGCCCAGAAGGATGGGAAGCCCGTGCCGATGGAATTCACGTACGGCGTCCGTTTTGCGCCCACTCGCTCGGACTGCACGCCGGAAGGGATGACAACGTACTACGATGCCGAAGGACAGCAGGTATCGGACGAAGCCACCGCCCAGCTACGCCTGTTCATTCCCGTTGACTCGCTGGGCTACCCGACCGGCAATCCGGTGTTTACCCGAAAGAAAGGCGGCTCGTGGAAGACTGCCAATGAGCGGTTTGTGCTGAGCCGCAAAGACTACATCCGGTACAATTACGAAGACCCGGTTATGCCCGATTCGAGTCGTGTTCAGCGGCTGAGCATGCTGAACACGGGAAACCAGCTTCAGGGAAAAGTGTATACTTTTTACGAAAGCGGCCAGTTGTACTCGGAGGAAAGCTATGTCGATGGAAAAGCGGCCGGTACCGCCCTGTACTTTTATCCAAATGGAATGGTGCGGAAGGCCGAAGACCAGCTGGAACAGGGCGCTACCCGCGAATGGCTTTGGTATCCAAACGGCCAGCTCCGGCAGGTGGCCCTGCGCAGTTTTCACCCGAAGCCGTCGTTTGTGCTCCTGAATCTGTGGGAAGAAACGGGCAAACAGGTGGTCAAAGACGGAAACGGGGCTTGTCAGTTGACCGGCAGGCTGGGCGAACTCGGCTGGATTACTGAGACCGGGCACGTCGCCGAGGGATTGCGTGACAGTGTCTGGGCTGGTTTCACTGCGGGCGGAAAGCCGTTTTACCGGGAAGCCTGGGACAATGGCCGTTTTCTCAGCGGCGTTTCCTATGGCGCTAACGGAGATTCTCTGGTGTACAATGAGCCTGAGCAGCAGCCCGAATTTCAGGGAGGCCAACAGGCCATGTACCAGTTTATGTCCCAGACAATCCGTTATCCCGTCGAACTGGCGCGGAGTCGGACGGGGGGACGGGTGTTTGTCAGTTTTGTGGTCTGCACCGACGGGTCGCTCTGTGATTATGAAGTGCTCAGAGGCGCTCACCCGGTGCTGGATGAAGAAGCCGTCCGGGTGGTGAAGGCCATGAACGGCAAGTGGAAGCCCGGTTTTCGGCGTGGACGGCCGGTCAGAGTCAAATACAGTCTGCCTATTAACTTCGCGATTCAATAA
- a CDS encoding gliding motility protein GldB-related protein has product MKVLHVVFLLVSLLILNACSNEQPPVFIQRADAELFQVKSREQVRQWLIRHQNAARVYFNVENPVADTALVNELTRRVNDKELNLLYQQTNEAFGTLGDLAGPLSEAFGNIQKEFPSFRPPRVVGMVTGFMGPDLVVSDSLVVIGLDWFAGPQAKYRPDVPNYILRRYQKEYIVPAIVLALSKPFNAENRTDQTLLADMVYYGKGFVFTKTMLPETPDSLLLGYTDRQLTSTYAAQDLVWAHFLDNQLLYQTNPRVKERYLTERPFTAEVGPKAPGAIGRWLGWRIVGKYNDEKKPEIRALMNNTNARQIFEESGYRGQGEE; this is encoded by the coding sequence ATGAAGGTTCTGCACGTCGTTTTTCTGTTGGTAAGTTTACTGATTCTCAATGCCTGTTCCAACGAACAGCCTCCCGTGTTTATTCAACGTGCGGATGCAGAACTGTTTCAGGTCAAATCCCGCGAGCAGGTCCGCCAGTGGCTGATTAGACACCAGAACGCCGCCAGGGTTTATTTCAACGTAGAAAATCCCGTGGCGGATACCGCGCTGGTGAACGAACTAACCAGAAGGGTAAACGACAAGGAGTTGAACCTATTGTACCAGCAGACTAACGAGGCCTTTGGGACGCTGGGAGATCTGGCCGGGCCGCTTTCCGAAGCGTTCGGCAACATCCAAAAAGAATTCCCGTCGTTCAGGCCGCCGCGGGTGGTGGGCATGGTGACCGGCTTTATGGGGCCGGACCTGGTGGTTTCGGACAGCCTGGTGGTCATCGGCCTCGACTGGTTTGCCGGTCCGCAGGCCAAATACCGGCCCGACGTGCCGAACTACATCCTCCGGCGGTATCAGAAAGAATACATCGTCCCGGCCATAGTGCTGGCGCTTTCCAAACCGTTCAATGCCGAGAACCGGACTGATCAAACCTTACTGGCCGACATGGTGTATTACGGAAAAGGCTTTGTTTTTACGAAAACCATGCTTCCCGAAACGCCTGATAGTCTTCTGCTTGGCTATACCGACCGGCAACTGACCAGCACCTACGCTGCGCAGGATCTGGTCTGGGCACATTTTTTGGACAATCAGTTGCTGTACCAGACCAACCCCCGCGTGAAAGAGCGTTACCTGACCGAGCGCCCGTTTACGGCAGAAGTGGGACCGAAAGCTCCCGGCGCCATTGGCCGGTGGCTGGGCTGGCGGATTGTGGGCAAGTATAACGACGAAAAAAAGCCGGAAATCCGGGCGTTAATGAACAATACCAATGCCCGCCAAATCTTTGAAGAATCGGGGTATCGCGGGCAGGGGGAGGAGTAA
- the serS gene encoding serine--tRNA ligase: MLQLSFIRDNRDLTLAGLRKRNFANAETAVDQVLNLDQQRRETQKELDNVLARANAKAKEIGALMKNGQKEAAETAKAETADLKVVSKGLEDDLKALEKQVQEVLVTLPNLPHSSVPEGRSAEDNEVVLENGAIPTLPEGAQPHWELIKKLDIIDFELGVKITGAGFPVYKGKGARLQRALINFFLDNALEAGYFEIQPPIVINEESGFGTGQLPDKEGQMYYAKEDNLYLIPTAEVPITNLYRDVILAESDLPVKNVGYTPCFRREAGSWGAHVRGLNRLHQFDKVEIVQIRKPEESYAALEEMSRYVQGLLQKLELPYRVLRLCGGDMGFTSALTYDMEVWSAAQQRWLEVSSVSNFETYQANRLKLRYKAEGRTQLLHTLNGSALALPRIVASILENNQQPDGSIRIPAVLVPYCGFDKIG; this comes from the coding sequence ATGCTACAACTATCCTTCATCCGCGATAACAGAGACCTCACCCTGGCGGGCCTTCGAAAGAGAAACTTCGCCAATGCCGAAACGGCCGTTGATCAGGTGCTGAACCTTGACCAGCAGCGCCGCGAAACGCAGAAAGAACTCGACAACGTCCTGGCCCGCGCCAACGCCAAAGCCAAAGAAATCGGGGCGCTGATGAAAAACGGCCAGAAGGAAGCCGCCGAAACGGCCAAAGCCGAAACCGCCGACCTGAAAGTCGTTTCCAAAGGACTGGAAGACGACCTGAAAGCGCTTGAAAAACAGGTACAGGAGGTGCTGGTGACGCTGCCCAACCTGCCCCACAGCAGCGTACCGGAAGGCCGCTCGGCCGAAGACAACGAGGTGGTGCTCGAAAACGGAGCCATCCCGACCCTGCCGGAAGGAGCCCAGCCGCACTGGGAATTGATCAAAAAGCTGGACATCATCGACTTCGAACTCGGCGTCAAGATTACCGGCGCGGGTTTCCCGGTTTACAAAGGCAAAGGCGCCCGGCTGCAACGGGCACTGATCAACTTTTTTCTGGACAACGCTCTCGAAGCCGGATACTTCGAGATTCAGCCGCCCATTGTCATCAACGAAGAGTCGGGTTTCGGAACGGGGCAATTGCCGGACAAGGAAGGACAGATGTACTACGCCAAAGAGGACAACCTGTACCTGATTCCGACGGCAGAAGTGCCCATCACGAACCTGTACCGCGATGTGATTCTGGCCGAAAGCGACCTGCCCGTAAAGAACGTCGGCTACACGCCCTGCTTCCGGCGCGAAGCGGGCTCGTGGGGTGCGCACGTCCGCGGCCTCAACCGGCTGCACCAGTTCGACAAGGTGGAGATCGTGCAGATTCGCAAGCCGGAGGAATCGTACGCGGCGCTGGAGGAAATGAGCCGGTACGTGCAGGGATTGCTGCAAAAGCTCGAACTGCCCTACCGCGTCCTGCGGCTTTGCGGCGGCGACATGGGCTTTACGTCGGCCCTGACGTACGATATGGAAGTCTGGTCGGCAGCCCAGCAGCGCTGGCTGGAAGTGAGTTCGGTGTCCAACTTCGAAACCTATCAGGCCAACCGCCTGAAACTGCGGTACAAAGCCGAAGGAAGGACCCAGCTTCTGCACACGCTCAACGGCTCGGCGCTCGCGCTGCCGCGCATCGTGGCGTCGATCCTCGAAAACAACCAGCAGCCCGACGGCAGCATCCGCATTCCGGCGGTGCTGGTGCCGTACTGCGGTTTTGACAAAATCGGATAA
- a CDS encoding porin family protein, with protein MKKVAALSLILGLLVGMETMAQVTVQKRRSSPPVAQPETRPETSSRRRSNVETPRNRTADRVFRRIEEEEGPDYARPTKLVEMSIRVAPSLMLNTAEGTGDYTGFAPNGAGVRMSVGPTLDYFFFKDRYAFSSGLWYTIKRSAYQIPGSYGTGRWIPGASPKESVYNLQYLQIPASVKMYANNLFPDLRLYVQTGGVLDIKLAEKPQNIALNRLYQVAEQNGGRRQYSRGDIGLLLGAGVQYRLNGSQAIIMGVSYQRGLTDVARGRNLVSYNRVVALEVGLKF; from the coding sequence ATGAAAAAAGTTGCAGCCCTAAGCCTGATTCTTGGTTTGCTCGTCGGGATGGAGACAATGGCTCAGGTAACGGTACAGAAACGCCGTTCGAGCCCGCCGGTTGCCCAGCCGGAAACGCGCCCGGAAACGTCTTCCCGTCGTCGTTCCAACGTGGAAACGCCCCGAAACCGTACAGCGGACCGCGTTTTCCGACGGATTGAGGAAGAAGAAGGGCCGGACTATGCCCGCCCGACCAAACTCGTGGAGATGAGCATCCGCGTGGCGCCGTCCCTGATGCTGAATACGGCCGAAGGCACGGGCGATTACACCGGCTTCGCGCCCAACGGGGCTGGCGTCCGGATGAGCGTCGGCCCGACGCTGGATTATTTCTTCTTTAAGGACCGCTACGCCTTCAGTTCCGGGCTCTGGTACACCATCAAACGCTCGGCCTACCAGATTCCGGGCAGTTACGGAACGGGGCGCTGGATTCCGGGCGCTTCTCCGAAGGAGTCGGTGTATAACCTCCAGTACCTGCAGATTCCGGCTTCGGTGAAAATGTACGCCAACAACCTGTTTCCGGACCTGCGCCTCTACGTGCAGACGGGCGGCGTGCTGGACATTAAACTGGCCGAAAAACCGCAGAATATCGCTTTGAACCGCCTTTATCAGGTCGCCGAGCAGAACGGAGGCCGCCGCCAGTACAGCCGGGGCGACATTGGGCTGCTGCTGGGCGCGGGGGTACAGTACCGGCTCAACGGCTCGCAGGCCATCATCATGGGCGTCAGCTACCAGCGCGGCCTGACCGACGTAGCCCGCGGCCGCAATCTGGTCTCGTACAACCGGGTGGTGGCGCTGGAGGTGGGCTTGAAATTCTAA
- a CDS encoding aspartate kinase: MQVWKFGGTSVGKPERMHSIRNLITGDNGQKMVVLSALSGTTNALLSIAESLKAGQDDEATEKIEHLKAHYDSFIRELYKSSAGLSRGQQIIENEFSFIRSLVRIKPFTLKHEKELVAEGELLSTQMFQAYLDEQGVSSLLLPALEFMRIDTDGEPELDYIERKLREMLRPHLDKHIIVTQGFICRNPRGEVDNLKRGGSDYTASLIGGAIRAEEIQIWTDIDGMHNNDPRIVKNTFPIRELTFEEAAELAYFGAKILHPSTITPARKYGVPVRLKNTMDPSAPGTLIADKTSDQVFKAVAAKDGITALYIHSLRMLNAYGFLRRIFEIFEKYKTPVDMLATSEVSVSVTIDDLSNLKDIQAELGQFCDLEEPDYDQTIICVVGNFSADMPGIAAQVLNALKDIPVRMISYGGTEHNISLLLHSRYKAEALNALNTGLFSL, translated from the coding sequence ATGCAAGTCTGGAAATTTGGCGGAACCTCGGTGGGTAAGCCTGAGCGGATGCACTCAATTCGCAACCTGATTACCGGAGACAACGGACAGAAAATGGTCGTGCTGTCTGCCCTGTCGGGAACAACCAACGCCCTGCTGTCTATCGCCGAGTCGCTGAAGGCCGGTCAGGACGACGAGGCGACCGAGAAAATCGAACACCTGAAGGCCCATTACGATTCGTTCATTCGCGAGCTTTACAAATCGTCAGCCGGACTGAGCCGCGGGCAGCAGATCATCGAGAACGAATTCTCGTTCATCCGTTCGCTGGTCCGCATTAAACCGTTTACACTCAAACACGAAAAGGAACTGGTAGCTGAGGGCGAATTGCTGAGCACGCAGATGTTTCAGGCTTACCTCGATGAACAGGGTGTTTCGTCGCTGCTGCTGCCCGCGCTGGAGTTTATGCGGATCGACACGGACGGCGAGCCGGAGCTGGATTATATCGAACGGAAACTGCGCGAAATGCTGCGGCCGCACCTCGACAAGCACATCATCGTGACCCAGGGCTTTATCTGCCGCAACCCGCGCGGAGAAGTCGATAACCTCAAGCGTGGTGGTTCTGACTACACGGCCTCGCTCATCGGCGGCGCCATCCGGGCTGAAGAAATCCAGATCTGGACGGACATCGACGGTATGCACAACAACGACCCGCGCATCGTGAAAAACACGTTCCCGATTCGGGAGCTGACCTTCGAGGAAGCGGCTGAACTGGCGTATTTCGGGGCCAAAATCCTGCACCCGTCGACCATCACGCCCGCCCGCAAATACGGCGTGCCCGTCCGGCTGAAAAATACGATGGACCCTTCGGCACCGGGAACGCTGATTGCCGACAAGACCTCCGACCAGGTGTTCAAAGCCGTAGCGGCCAAGGACGGCATCACGGCGCTCTACATTCACTCGCTGCGGATGCTGAATGCGTACGGCTTCCTGCGCCGGATTTTCGAAATTTTCGAGAAATACAAAACGCCGGTCGATATGCTGGCCACCTCGGAGGTGTCGGTTTCGGTTACGATCGACGACCTGTCGAACCTGAAAGACATTCAGGCGGAACTGGGCCAGTTCTGCGACCTCGAAGAGCCGGATTACGACCAGACGATTATCTGCGTGGTGGGCAACTTCAGCGCCGACATGCCGGGCATTGCCGCCCAGGTGCTGAATGCGCTGAAGGATATTCCGGTCCGGATGATCTCCTACGGCGGAACCGAGCACAATATCTCGCTGCTGCTGCACTCCCGTTACAAAGCCGAAGCGCTGAATGCGCTGAACACGGGGCTGTTCAGTCTGTAA
- the ribH gene encoding 6,7-dimethyl-8-ribityllumazine synthase has protein sequence MATELKNLSEFSTENLPDISHRRFALVVAEWNAEVTEALARGAYDTLIQYGAKPGNILRGNVPGSFELTLASQWFAQRDDIDAVIAIGCVIQGETKHNDYINHAVAQGLTNVGLKTAKPVIFGVLTPNNQQQALDRAGGKHGNKGDEAAMTAIKMLGLQKFVYSKY, from the coding sequence ATGGCAACCGAACTCAAAAACCTTAGCGAATTTTCTACCGAAAACCTGCCGGACATCAGCCACCGGCGCTTCGCCCTCGTCGTGGCGGAATGGAATGCCGAAGTGACCGAAGCCCTGGCCAGAGGGGCCTACGATACGCTTATCCAGTACGGCGCCAAACCCGGCAACATCCTCCGGGGCAACGTCCCGGGCAGTTTTGAACTGACGCTGGCTTCGCAGTGGTTTGCCCAGCGGGACGACATCGACGCCGTTATTGCCATCGGCTGTGTCATCCAGGGCGAAACCAAGCACAACGACTACATCAACCACGCCGTGGCCCAGGGCCTGACCAACGTGGGGCTGAAGACCGCCAAGCCCGTCATTTTCGGCGTCCTCACCCCCAACAACCAGCAGCAGGCCCTCGACCGCGCCGGCGGCAAACACGGCAACAAAGGCGACGAAGCCGCCATGACCGCGATCAAAATGCTCGGACTGCAGAAGTTCGTGTACAGTAAATATTGA
- a CDS encoding ATP-binding cassette domain-containing protein translates to MRKNILEADSIWLEYGGRKILQNIYVRLETGAITGLLGRNGAGKSCLMQVMFGSRSAENRSVRLNGQYLKKAYPHSGLVAYLPQKHFVPAGMTVRQAFSLYAASFESLELFFPDILPTTSQTFGRLSGGQRRLWETLLILASPCRFVLLDEPFSNLSPVLVERLRAFLLSVKTEKGILLSDHYYRDVLALSDQLYLLTGGRTVAIQEPDRQLVDFGYLRD, encoded by the coding sequence ATGAGGAAAAATATCCTGGAAGCGGACAGCATCTGGCTCGAATACGGAGGGCGGAAGATTTTGCAGAATATCTATGTACGCCTCGAAACAGGTGCGATCACCGGTTTGCTGGGTCGGAATGGGGCGGGGAAGTCCTGCCTGATGCAGGTCATGTTCGGGTCGCGGAGCGCCGAAAACCGATCGGTCCGGCTTAATGGTCAGTACCTGAAGAAGGCCTATCCGCATTCCGGGCTGGTGGCTTACCTGCCCCAGAAGCATTTCGTTCCGGCGGGCATGACGGTCCGGCAGGCGTTTTCGCTCTATGCCGCTTCTTTCGAATCCCTGGAGCTGTTTTTCCCGGACATTCTTCCCACCACCAGCCAAACCTTCGGTCGGTTGTCGGGCGGCCAGCGGCGGCTGTGGGAGACCCTGCTTATTCTGGCCAGTCCCTGCCGGTTCGTGCTGCTCGACGAGCCTTTTTCCAACCTGTCGCCCGTGCTGGTCGAACGGCTGAGGGCGTTTCTCCTGTCGGTTAAAACGGAAAAAGGCATTCTGCTATCGGATCATTACTACCGGGATGTGCTGGCCCTGAGCGATCAGCTTTACCTCCTGACCGGCGGGCGGACCGTTGCCATTCAGGAACCGGACCGCCAACTGGTCGATTTTGGCTATCTGCGAGACTGA
- the recF gene encoding DNA replication/repair protein RecF (All proteins in this family for which functions are known are DNA-binding proteins that assist the filamentation of RecA onto DNA for the initiation of recombination or recombinational repair.), which yields MHLEKMALTSFKNYEDASFRFSPQLNCIIGPNGSGKTNLLDAIYFLSLTKSAFHNQDALSIEHEADFFIVDGTFRHDDRATQITISLQRGQRKAVLSDKKPYERISEHIGRFPVVLLAPNDTDLVREHSEDRRHFFDGVLSQLDNDYLRDYLTYQHVLKQRNGLLKIFAEQRYHDEDLLETYNEPLLQLAERIHQRRKTFIADFLPIVQKHYAYLSDAREAVDIIYESEVANEEFAQEFRRSRHKDIQLQRTTKGVHKDDYVFEANGVALKKFGSQGQQKTFVIALKMAQFEQLYAEKGIKPILLLDDIFDKLDDRRIAKLIELMEQGAFGQIFVTDARPERTQELLGSVKTEVAYFRTEDN from the coding sequence ATGCATTTGGAAAAAATGGCCCTGACCAGCTTCAAGAATTATGAGGACGCTAGTTTTCGCTTTAGTCCGCAATTGAACTGCATCATCGGGCCCAATGGCAGCGGCAAAACCAACCTGCTGGACGCCATTTATTTTCTGTCGCTGACCAAAAGTGCGTTTCACAACCAGGATGCCCTGAGCATTGAACACGAAGCGGATTTTTTCATTGTCGACGGTACGTTTCGCCACGACGACCGGGCTACGCAGATTACCATCAGCCTCCAGCGCGGCCAGCGCAAGGCCGTGCTGTCGGACAAAAAGCCTTACGAACGCATCAGCGAACACATCGGCCGCTTCCCGGTGGTGCTGCTGGCGCCCAACGATACGGACCTGGTGCGCGAACACAGCGAAGACCGCCGCCACTTTTTCGACGGCGTACTCTCGCAGCTCGACAACGATTACCTCCGCGACTACCTGACGTATCAGCACGTGCTGAAGCAGCGGAACGGCCTGCTGAAGATCTTTGCCGAACAGCGCTACCACGACGAGGACCTGCTCGAAACGTACAACGAACCGCTGCTCCAACTGGCCGAACGCATCCACCAGCGCCGCAAAACCTTTATCGCCGATTTTCTGCCCATTGTCCAGAAACATTACGCCTACCTGAGCGACGCCCGGGAAGCCGTGGACATCATTTATGAATCGGAGGTGGCCAACGAGGAGTTTGCCCAGGAGTTTCGCCGGAGCCGCCACAAGGACATTCAGCTACAGCGCACGACGAAAGGGGTACACAAAGACGATTACGTGTTCGAGGCCAATGGCGTGGCGCTCAAGAAATTTGGCTCGCAGGGCCAGCAGAAAACGTTTGTTATCGCCCTGAAGATGGCCCAGTTTGAGCAACTGTACGCCGAGAAAGGCATCAAGCCCATCCTGCTGCTGGACGATATTTTTGATAAACTCGACGACCGCCGCATCGCCAAGCTTATCGAACTGATGGAGCAGGGGGCCTTTGGTCAGATTTTCGTCACCGATGCCCGCCCCGAGCGAACGCAGGAACTGCTGGGGTCGGTGAAAACCGAAGTAGCCTATTTCCGAACGGAAGATAATTGA